A region of Ignavibacteriota bacterium DNA encodes the following proteins:
- a CDS encoding VOC family protein: MRPFKVLGIQQVAIGGLDKGKLSNFWVNIMGLEKVHTFSSASENVDEDILRMGKGPYAVEVDLMQPLDAEKKPKVHEPQLNHIGLWIDDLKSAVDWLTAQGVRFTPGGIRKGAAGFDVCFIHPKGNEEFPLCSEGVLVELVQAPDDVIAVLSD, encoded by the coding sequence ATGAGACCATTTAAAGTTTTAGGTATCCAGCAAGTAGCAATCGGCGGACTTGACAAAGGTAAATTATCGAATTTCTGGGTAAATATAATGGGTTTGGAGAAAGTTCATACTTTTTCAAGTGCCTCTGAAAATGTTGATGAAGATATTTTACGTATGGGTAAAGGTCCTTATGCTGTCGAAGTTGACCTGATGCAGCCTCTTGATGCTGAAAAGAAACCAAAAGTACACGAACCTCAGCTTAATCATATCGGTCTGTGGATTGATGATTTGAAATCAGCTGTAGATTGGCTTACTGCACAAGGTGTGAGATTTACTCCTGGTGGCATAAGAAAAGGTGCTGCCGGATTTGATGTTTGCTTTATTCATCCTAAAGGTAACGAAGAGTTTCCGCTTTGCTCAGAAGGCGTATTAGTTGAACTTGTGCAGGCACCTGATGATGTTATAGCCGTATTATCAGATTAA
- a CDS encoding twin-arginine translocase TatA/TatE family subunit, with translation MFDVGGGELIFIILAILVLFGPKKIPEFAKMIKKGITEVKRAQASFTEQITDVSGEINKQTASIKSKVEQDLDLKNDQKQS, from the coding sequence ATGTTTGATGTTGGTGGTGGCGAACTTATTTTTATTATTTTAGCAATTCTGGTTCTTTTTGGACCCAAGAAGATACCCGAGTTTGCTAAAATGATAAAGAAAGGTATTACTGAAGTGAAACGTGCTCAAGCATCTTTCACTGAGCAAATTACTGATGTATCCGGTGAAATTAATAAGCAAACTGCATCTATAAAAAGCAAAGTGGAGCAAGACCTTGACTTGAAGAATGACCAGAAGCAATCTTAA
- the purQ gene encoding phosphoribosylformylglycinamidine synthase subunit PurQ: MKYGVVVFPGSNCDHDAFYAVSGNAGYDVEYLWHKDSSIPSDIDCIILPGGFSYGDYLRCGAIARFSPVMNEVIKFADSGKYVIGICNGFQILTESGLLPGTLLKNNNLKFICKDVYLKVENNNTDFTHQYSEFQIIRIPIAHGEGNYFAETDVINKLEDNNQVIFRYSSPDGEINMENNPNGSINNIAGIISKNGNVLGMMPHPERYSDNLLGCNDGIDIFNSIAKNLI, from the coding sequence ATGAAGTATGGAGTTGTAGTTTTTCCGGGTTCAAATTGCGATCATGATGCTTTTTATGCTGTATCCGGCAATGCTGGTTATGATGTTGAATACCTTTGGCATAAAGACAGTAGCATACCGTCTGATATAGATTGCATAATACTTCCCGGTGGTTTTTCTTATGGTGATTATCTCAGATGCGGTGCTATTGCACGCTTTTCACCAGTTATGAATGAAGTAATTAAATTTGCTGACAGTGGAAAGTATGTCATCGGAATTTGTAATGGATTTCAGATTTTGACTGAGTCAGGTTTGCTCCCCGGGACTTTACTTAAGAACAATAACCTGAAATTTATATGTAAAGATGTTTATCTTAAGGTTGAAAATAATAATACTGATTTTACACATCAGTATTCTGAATTTCAGATAATCAGAATACCTATTGCTCACGGCGAAGGCAATTATTTTGCTGAAACAGATGTAATTAATAAACTTGAAGATAATAATCAGGTTATATTCAGATATTCATCACCTGATGGTGAGATAAATATGGAAAACAATCCTAACGGCTCAATAAATAATATAGCAGGTATAATTTCAAAAAATGGGAATGTACTTGGAATGATGCCTCACCCTGAAAGATATAGCGATAATCTTTTAGGTTGTAATGACGGAATTGACATTTTTAATTCAATAGCAAAAAATTTAATTTAA
- the purS gene encoding phosphoribosylformylglycinamidine synthase subunit PurS, with translation MFKAKINITLRESILDVQGKTIEHALHSLEYQNLNHVRIGKYVEINVTAVSPEAAYESVSSACSKLIANPIIEDYYINIEEISE, from the coding sequence ATATTTAAAGCTAAAATCAACATAACTTTGAGAGAAAGCATCCTCGATGTTCAGGGTAAAACTATTGAGCATGCCCTTCATTCGCTCGAATATCAAAATCTCAATCACGTCAGAATTGGCAAATATGTAGAAATCAACGTTACAGCAGTGAGTCCGGAAGCAGCTTATGAATCGGTTTCATCCGCTTGCTCGAAACTAATTGCTAATCCGATAATTGAAGATTATTATATAAATATTGAAGAAATCAGCGAGTGA
- a CDS encoding glutamate--tRNA ligase — MEIRVRFAPSPTGYLHVGGLRTALYNYLFAKKNNGKMILRIEDTDRTRLVANAQENLIDALKWAGIDYDEGPDSPGNYGPYVQSERLEIYKKYALELVDKGKAYYAFDTTVEIDAMRKASSETFGAKYNRYAMRNSFTLGEIETQKLLDSNSDYVIRLFVPFNEEVIFADRIRGEVRVSTNDIDDQVLLKSDGFPTYHLANVVDDHLMKISHVIRGEEWLPSTPKHVLLYQYFSWQVPEFAHLPLLLNKDKSKLSKRQGSVAVEDFRDKGYLRDAFVNFIALLGWNPFADREIYNINELIEFFNLDKVNKGGAVFDTQKLDWMNQQYLKSANADDFITEISDIIYKKFGKVFSDDYLKKIFNLFKERITFVSQIPEIAEYMFTDIKEYDLDYMKKRWLDDSESLMLQLIEKYNTIDSFTHDDISNITKDFANHNGKKLGDIIHPIRLMITGIASGASMFHTMEILGKNNCIDRMKLFLNSKPYSNNG; from the coding sequence GTGGAAATCAGAGTAAGATTTGCTCCATCACCAACAGGATATTTACACGTAGGCGGACTTCGGACTGCCTTATATAATTATCTTTTTGCCAAAAAAAATAACGGCAAAATGATATTAAGAATAGAAGATACAGATAGAACAAGATTAGTCGCAAATGCTCAGGAAAATTTGATTGATGCTTTGAAATGGGCTGGAATTGATTATGATGAAGGACCGGATAGTCCGGGTAATTATGGTCCTTATGTGCAATCTGAAAGATTGGAAATATATAAGAAATACGCTTTAGAATTGGTTGACAAAGGAAAAGCATACTATGCATTTGACACAACTGTAGAAATTGATGCTATGCGAAAAGCTTCATCAGAAACTTTTGGTGCTAAATACAACAGGTATGCTATGAGAAATTCATTCACATTAGGCGAGATAGAAACCCAAAAACTACTTGATTCAAATTCTGATTACGTAATAAGATTATTTGTTCCTTTCAATGAAGAAGTTATCTTTGCCGACAGAATAAGAGGCGAAGTCAGGGTTAGTACAAACGACATTGATGATCAGGTACTTCTAAAATCTGATGGTTTTCCAACCTATCATCTGGCAAATGTTGTTGATGACCATCTTATGAAAATATCTCATGTCATTAGGGGTGAGGAATGGCTTCCATCAACACCTAAGCATGTATTATTATATCAATATTTTAGCTGGCAGGTTCCTGAATTTGCTCATTTACCTTTGCTTCTTAACAAAGACAAATCCAAACTCAGCAAACGCCAGGGATCAGTAGCCGTAGAAGATTTCAGAGATAAAGGTTATTTGCGGGATGCTTTTGTAAATTTTATTGCGCTTTTAGGTTGGAATCCTTTTGCTGATAGGGAAATATATAATATTAACGAACTTATAGAATTCTTCAATCTCGATAAAGTTAATAAAGGCGGTGCTGTATTTGATACCCAAAAGCTTGACTGGATGAACCAACAATATTTAAAATCCGCAAATGCAGATGATTTTATTACTGAAATATCTGATATAATATATAAGAAATTCGGCAAAGTTTTCTCCGATGATTATTTGAAAAAAATATTCAATTTATTTAAAGAAAGGATTACTTTTGTAAGTCAAATTCCTGAAATTGCTGAATATATGTTCACCGATATTAAAGAATATGACTTAGACTATATGAAAAAAAGATGGCTTGACGATTCTGAGAGCTTAATGCTGCAACTTATTGAAAAATATAACACCATTGATTCATTTACTCACGACGATATTTCAAATATTACAAAAGATTTTGCTAATCATAACGGTAAAAAATTAGGTGATATAATTCATCCTATCAGACTTATGATTACAGGTATTGCCAGTGGAGCAAGTATGTTCCATACTATGGAAATATTAGGAAAAAACAATTGCATTGATAGAATGAAGCTTTTTCTGAATTCAAAACCATATTCAAATAATGGATAA
- a CDS encoding hotdog fold thioesterase, whose amino-acid sequence MLAKSNQIVNQMFSGDRFSKHLGIKIIEISEGYSKLEMLVRDDMLNGFDILHGGVSYSLADSCLAFAANSYGRISVSLNAKMSYPESSKVGDILTAESVEITITNKIGIYDVFIKNQHGVMIGVFRGTVYRTEKEFLINNTVISNE is encoded by the coding sequence ATGCTGGCAAAATCAAATCAAATAGTAAATCAGATGTTCTCAGGAGATAGGTTTAGTAAGCATCTGGGTATTAAAATAATAGAAATATCTGAAGGCTATTCCAAACTCGAGATGTTGGTACGCGATGATATGCTCAACGGATTTGATATTCTGCACGGCGGAGTTAGCTACTCATTGGCTGATTCATGTCTTGCTTTTGCAGCAAATTCTTATGGCAGAATTTCAGTTTCGCTTAATGCCAAAATGAGCTATCCAGAATCATCAAAAGTAGGCGATATTCTGACTGCTGAATCGGTGGAAATTACAATCACAAATAAAATTGGTATTTATGATGTGTTTATAAAAAACCAACATGGTGTTATGATTGGCGTTTTCAGAGGAACAGTTTACAGAACTGAAAAAGAATTTTTAATCAATAATACGGTAATTAGTAATGAGTAA
- the pssA gene encoding CDP-diacylglycerol--serine O-phosphatidyltransferase, whose product MNKIRVTKSLVPNLLTLVNLFSGFAAIVYTAEGDIKRAALFIFIAAIFDMLDGLVARLINAASEFGAELDSLCDVVSFGVAPSYMLYKVYFYQFNEFGILLAALPALTGAARLARFNIQLTSLEDKIYFKGLPIPSAALTIISFILFADFYSFGNSSLTSVIFIGLTLVVAYSMVSTVKFDNIPRPSKKSFQQRPIIMVLFIIGLLASIISFGKLVFAFMLFYILASTIRHLYHFIKDTREPDDELDDIEESEPTPF is encoded by the coding sequence ATGAATAAAATAAGAGTAACAAAATCGCTCGTACCTAATCTGCTGACATTGGTAAATCTCTTCTCGGGATTTGCAGCAATAGTCTATACAGCAGAGGGAGATATCAAGCGAGCTGCATTATTTATATTTATTGCAGCGATATTTGATATGCTTGACGGACTTGTCGCTCGTCTAATCAATGCAGCAAGCGAGTTTGGTGCAGAACTTGATTCACTTTGCGATGTAGTATCTTTTGGAGTAGCACCATCATATATGCTATATAAAGTATATTTTTATCAATTTAATGAGTTTGGTATTCTGCTTGCAGCTCTTCCGGCACTAACAGGTGCAGCCAGACTTGCAAGATTCAATATTCAGCTCACAAGTCTTGAAGATAAAATATATTTTAAAGGGCTTCCAATTCCATCAGCAGCACTAACAATTATATCATTTATTTTATTCGCAGATTTTTATTCCTTTGGAAATTCAAGCTTGACATCAGTTATATTCATTGGATTGACACTTGTTGTTGCTTATTCAATGGTATCAACCGTTAAGTTTGACAACATTCCAAGACCATCTAAAAAGTCATTTCAGCAACGTCCGATAATCATGGTATTATTCATAATTGGACTTTTAGCTTCAATTATATCGTTCGGAAAATTAGTCTTTGCATTTATGTTATTTTATATTTTGGCAAGTACAATCAGGCATTTATATCACTTTATCAAAGATACAAGGGAACCTGATGATGAGCTTGACGATATTGAAGAATCGGAGCCAACTCCGTTTTAA
- the galE gene encoding UDP-glucose 4-epimerase GalE — protein MAKVLVTGGTGYIGSHTAIELIGLNHDVVIIDNLANSEIKTLDRIEKITGIRPIFYNADVTDFEQLNQIFTDNPDIHSVIHFAAYKAVGESVNFPLMYYTNNIGGLLSLIKVMEKFKCKNLIFSSSCTVYGQPDILPVSETTPLQPANSPYGNTKKVCEDIIKDYIESGKEMRAILLRYFNPVGAHPCGLIGELPQGIPNNLMPFITQTALGLREKLMVFGNDYNTPDGTAIRDYIHVSDLADAHIKAIEYLDSKPDNFLDIFNVGTGEGFSVLQVIESINKVLDKPLPYQIVDRRAGDIEKIWADSTKANNFLNWKPKYNLDDMTATSYKWELNLRADS, from the coding sequence ATGGCAAAAGTACTTGTAACCGGTGGCACCGGATATATCGGCTCTCACACTGCAATAGAACTAATTGGTCTGAATCATGATGTCGTTATAATTGATAATCTTGCAAATTCCGAAATCAAAACACTTGACAGAATAGAAAAAATTACCGGTATCAGACCGATATTCTATAATGCTGACGTTACAGATTTTGAGCAACTAAATCAAATTTTTACTGATAATCCTGATATTCATTCAGTTATACATTTTGCAGCATACAAGGCAGTCGGTGAATCGGTAAATTTCCCTTTAATGTATTACACAAATAATATTGGTGGTTTGCTGAGTTTAATTAAGGTAATGGAAAAATTCAAATGTAAAAATTTGATTTTTTCGTCTTCATGTACTGTATATGGTCAGCCGGATATTCTTCCTGTAAGCGAGACGACACCCTTGCAGCCAGCAAATTCACCTTATGGCAACACAAAAAAAGTTTGTGAAGATATAATAAAAGATTATATTGAATCAGGCAAGGAAATGAGAGCAATTCTTTTAAGATATTTTAATCCTGTGGGAGCTCATCCGTGTGGTTTAATCGGAGAACTCCCACAAGGAATACCCAACAATCTGATGCCATTTATAACTCAAACAGCACTTGGATTAAGAGAAAAACTAATGGTATTCGGAAATGATTATAACACACCCGACGGTACAGCTATACGTGACTATATTCACGTAAGCGACCTAGCTGATGCACATATTAAAGCAATTGAATATCTTGATTCAAAACCTGATAATTTTTTGGATATTTTCAATGTTGGTACCGGTGAAGGATTTAGTGTTTTACAAGTTATCGAAAGCATCAATAAAGTATTGGACAAGCCTCTTCCCTACCAAATTGTTGACAGAAGAGCAGGCGATATTGAAAAAATTTGGGCTGATTCAACGAAAGCAAATAATTTTTTAAACTGGAAGCCTAAATATAACCTTGACGATATGACAGCTACATCATACAAATGGGAATTAAATTTAAGAGCCGATTCATAA
- the pcaF gene encoding 3-oxoadipyl-CoA thiolase: MSNTTKSAYICDAVRTPIGKYGGALSPVRPDDMAAIAINALINRNPDLDPEAIDDVILGCANQAGEDNRDIARMALLLAGLPYTVPGETVNRLCASGMSAVINASRAVQSGDGSLFIAGGVESMSRAPFVMAKSDTAFGRVPEIYDTTIGWRFPNSKLKAQYGTDTMGETAENVAEQYNVDRESQDLFAYNSQMKATNARADGRFNIEIVPVEIPQRKGEPIIFKDDEFIRPETTIEALARLKPAFKSIGSVTAGNSSGVNDGAAALLIADDESAKLHNLKPIARIVSSAVVGVEPRIMGIGPVKASIKALAKAGLTFNDIDIIELNEAFAAQGLACIRSWGFDDDDPRINPNGGAIALGHPLGMSGARLLTTAAYELRLRNLKYALCTMCIGVGQGYAVIIENVT; the protein is encoded by the coding sequence ATGAGTAATACTACTAAATCAGCATATATTTGTGATGCAGTAAGAACCCCTATCGGTAAGTATGGTGGTGCCTTATCACCTGTAAGACCTGATGATATGGCTGCAATTGCTATCAATGCACTAATCAATAGAAATCCGGATTTAGACCCTGAAGCAATAGATGATGTTATCCTTGGGTGTGCTAATCAGGCAGGCGAAGATAATCGCGACATTGCCCGTATGGCACTGCTTCTTGCAGGTTTGCCGTATACAGTTCCGGGTGAAACCGTTAACAGACTTTGTGCTTCGGGTATGTCGGCTGTAATTAATGCATCAAGAGCAGTTCAATCCGGGGATGGTTCTCTGTTTATTGCCGGTGGTGTAGAAAGTATGAGTCGTGCTCCTTTTGTAATGGCTAAAAGTGATACAGCTTTCGGAAGAGTACCTGAGATTTATGACACAACAATCGGCTGGAGATTTCCGAATTCAAAGCTTAAAGCTCAGTATGGGACCGATACTATGGGAGAAACTGCCGAGAATGTAGCAGAGCAGTATAATGTTGACCGGGAATCTCAGGATTTGTTTGCTTATAATTCTCAGATGAAAGCTACGAATGCAAGAGCTGATGGAAGGTTTAATATTGAAATTGTACCGGTAGAAATTCCTCAGAGAAAGGGTGAACCCATTATATTTAAAGATGATGAGTTCATAAGACCTGAAACAACTATTGAAGCTCTTGCCAGGCTCAAACCTGCTTTCAAATCAATAGGCAGCGTTACTGCAGGCAACTCATCGGGTGTGAATGATGGAGCTGCTGCTCTTTTAATTGCTGATGATGAATCCGCAAAATTACATAATCTAAAACCAATTGCAAGAATTGTATCTTCTGCAGTAGTTGGAGTAGAGCCGAGAATTATGGGAATTGGTCCTGTGAAAGCATCAATTAAAGCACTTGCAAAGGCAGGATTGACTTTTAATGATATTGATATTATTGAGCTTAATGAAGCATTCGCAGCACAGGGGCTTGCATGCATTCGCAGCTGGGGTTTTGATGATGATGACCCGAGAATTAACCCAAATGGCGGCGCTATTGCTCTTGGTCATCCCCTCGGAATGTCAGGAGCAAGATTGCTGACAACTGCTGCTTATGAACTCAGGCTAAGAAACTTAAAGTATGCCCTTTGTACAATGTGTATTGGAGTGGGGCAGGGCTATGCTGTAATTATTGAAAATGTAACTTAA
- a CDS encoding peptidylprolyl isomerase: MTVSQKGEVIGTIILELFPDKAPKHVKNFDSLVAAKFYDGLAFHRVIPGFMIQGGDPNTKDKPRETWGMGAPGQTRVPAEFNDTKHVKGILSAARTQDPNSATSQFFLMHGTSPHLDGQYTAYGKAVSGLEVIDLVANTKRDAKDNPLEKVTFSIKKIK, from the coding sequence ATGACAGTATCTCAAAAAGGTGAAGTAATCGGCACTATTATTTTAGAGCTTTTCCCCGATAAAGCACCAAAGCACGTGAAAAATTTTGACAGTCTCGTAGCAGCTAAATTTTATGATGGCTTAGCTTTCCATAGAGTAATCCCCGGATTTATGATTCAGGGTGGTGACCCAAATACTAAAGACAAGCCAAGAGAAACTTGGGGTATGGGCGCTCCCGGGCAAACTCGCGTACCGGCTGAATTCAATGACACTAAGCATGTAAAAGGCATTTTGTCTGCAGCAAGAACTCAAGACCCGAACAGTGCAACTTCTCAGTTTTTCCTAATGCATGGAACATCACCTCATCTTGACGGTCAGTACACAGCTTACGGCAAAGCTGTTTCAGGTCTTGAAGTTATTGATTTAGTAGCTAATACTAAAAGAGATGCAAAAGATAACCCACTTGAAAAAGTTACTTTCTCTATCAAAAAAATTAAGTAA
- a CDS encoding endonuclease/exonuclease/phosphatase family protein, with translation MKLLKILIIIFFIGLASCSKVSFDKNQTVVVGTFNIEWLGDGVGDRLMRNERDYQRLASVIINTGADILGLQEIENEDALKRVMKYLPDYKYIMGSTGYIQNPAIVFKKEVKVEFIENYEPLAVVKNKTRAGLVISAKKGNFDWIMMVVHLKSTSRYDSTQEMRFASYDMRKQQAEVLRNWADSIVNNSTEQDIIIVGDFNDNPIRPKSKNMVPLVDDGQFIFLTQDNKSCVNPNWDLIDHIVVNQSAATRYYANSQFIYNIQYAYTKSEIEKISDHCPVVVAFDIIMPDND, from the coding sequence ATGAAACTCTTAAAAATACTTATAATCATATTTTTTATTGGATTAGCTTCCTGCTCAAAAGTATCTTTTGACAAAAATCAAACAGTAGTAGTGGGCACTTTCAACATTGAATGGTTGGGTGATGGTGTTGGTGACAGACTGATGAGAAACGAACGCGATTATCAACGTCTTGCAAGTGTTATAATCAATACCGGAGCAGATATTTTGGGTCTTCAGGAGATCGAAAATGAAGATGCTTTGAAAAGAGTAATGAAATATTTGCCTGATTATAAATATATTATGGGTAGTACCGGTTATATACAAAATCCGGCTATTGTATTCAAAAAAGAAGTTAAAGTCGAGTTCATTGAGAATTACGAACCTCTTGCTGTAGTAAAAAATAAAACCAGAGCCGGACTTGTAATTTCAGCCAAAAAAGGAAATTTTGACTGGATTATGATGGTCGTTCACTTAAAATCAACTTCAAGATATGACAGCACTCAAGAAATGCGATTTGCCAGCTATGATATGAGAAAACAACAAGCTGAAGTGCTCAGAAATTGGGCTGATTCAATAGTTAATAATTCAACCGAACAAGATATCATTATTGTAGGCGATTTCAATGACAATCCAATACGCCCGAAATCTAAAAATATGGTTCCGCTTGTTGATGACGGGCAGTTTATATTCCTGACTCAGGACAATAAAAGCTGTGTAAATCCAAACTGGGACTTAATAGACCATATTGTAGTCAATCAATCAGCTGCAACCAGATATTACGCCAACAGCCAGTTTATTTATAATATTCAATATGCTTATACTAAAAGTGAAATAGAGAAGATTTCAGATCATTGTCCGGTTGTAGTAGCATTTGATATAATCATGCCTGACAATGACTAA
- a CDS encoding phosphopantothenoylcysteine decarboxylase, which produces MNFFKGTKILITAGPTQEKIDDVRFISNHSSGKMGFAIAEKAFEYGAEVILVSGPVNLKCSSGINRINVVCADDMYNATMEYFGKTDIFIMSAAVADYKPKNPVKGKIKKETAGDSPIIELEKTKDILFEIGKIKNDRQFLVGFALESENLIENAIAKLQRKNCDLIIANKSGGDRSGFGGDYNTISIISKNLDITDYLPMSKSDCAEIILKQIMS; this is translated from the coding sequence ATGAATTTTTTCAAAGGTACTAAAATATTAATTACAGCCGGACCAACTCAAGAAAAGATTGATGATGTAAGATTTATATCCAATCATTCGAGCGGAAAAATGGGATTTGCTATTGCTGAAAAGGCTTTTGAATATGGGGCTGAGGTTATTTTAGTGTCAGGACCGGTAAATTTAAAATGCTCAAGCGGGATAAACCGAATTAATGTTGTTTGTGCTGATGATATGTATAATGCTACAATGGAATATTTTGGTAAAACTGATATTTTTATAATGTCTGCAGCTGTTGCTGATTATAAGCCAAAGAATCCAGTAAAGGGGAAAATCAAGAAGGAAACGGCTGGTGATAGTCCTATAATTGAACTTGAAAAAACAAAAGATATACTATTCGAAATCGGCAAAATCAAAAATGATAGGCAGTTTCTTGTTGGCTTTGCCTTGGAATCAGAAAATTTGATTGAAAATGCTATAGCAAAACTCCAAAGAAAAAACTGCGATTTGATAATTGCAAATAAATCAGGAGGTGATAGAAGCGGATTCGGAGGTGACTATAATACTATTTCTATTATAAGTAAAAATCTGGATATCACTGATTATTTACCTATGAGTAAAAGTGATTGTGCTGAAATTATTTTAAAGCAAATCATGTCCTAA
- a CDS encoding UpxY family transcription antiterminator, producing the protein MNNGSNNQDDLTPKWYPFYTRSRYEKKVYEGLIVNGYEAYLPLVKSERNWSDRKKIVEMPLFTSYIFIRIPKFRLFDVLKFPGIVRFIKFNNIPAVIRDSEIDLIKNILSQKTEIEVIDGILEQGTEIFISSGIFKGYKGRYLESKGKNKLIIEIESINKTMLVTINKDSIKI; encoded by the coding sequence ATGAATAACGGTTCTAACAATCAAGACGATTTAACTCCGAAATGGTATCCTTTTTATACCCGAAGCAGGTATGAAAAAAAAGTCTATGAGGGTCTTATTGTCAATGGGTATGAAGCATATTTGCCACTTGTTAAATCTGAAAGAAACTGGAGTGACAGGAAGAAAATTGTCGAAATGCCTCTGTTCACTTCTTATATTTTCATCAGAATACCAAAATTTAGATTGTTTGATGTTTTAAAATTTCCCGGCATAGTAAGGTTCATCAAGTTTAATAATATACCTGCTGTTATTCGTGATTCGGAAATTGATTTAATAAAAAATATTCTAAGCCAGAAAACTGAAATTGAAGTTATAGACGGAATACTTGAACAAGGAACTGAAATTTTTATTTCTTCTGGAATTTTCAAAGGTTATAAAGGCAGATATCTGGAGTCTAAAGGAAAAAATAAACTGATTATTGAAATCGAAAGTATAAACAAGACAATGCTTGTTACTATAAATAAAGATAGTATAAAAATTTAA
- a CDS encoding twin-arginine translocase TatA/TatE family subunit — protein MFGMPGGMEWILIILVIVLLFGAKKIPELMKGLGSGIKEFKKAANTEEEEKKNTQHLPVD, from the coding sequence ATGTTTGGAATGCCCGGTGGAATGGAATGGATTTTAATCATTCTTGTAATTGTACTTCTTTTCGGTGCTAAGAAAATCCCAGAATTGATGAAAGGTTTGGGAAGCGGTATTAAAGAATTCAAAAAAGCCGCAAACACTGAAGAAGAAGAAAAAAAGAACACTCAACATTTACCGGTTGATTAA